Genomic DNA from Hyphomicrobiales bacterium:
TCATCCCAAAGCTGATTCGCCATGCCGGTCGGTACCAGCTCATCGCCCGTGCCCGCCCCGGTCGATGTCATCGCCTTGACAGCGTTCACCAGGTCGTTGGATGGTTCCACGGCACCGGACCCGCCCATCTGCGGTGACCAGTTGCGAATCTGCCCCTCCATGATCGCTTTCGCAATGAGCAGGTCGACCGGTCGGTAGACAAGCCCGCCGTCACGGTGCGTTCCGCCAGACTCGAACGACTTGATAAAGCGCGAGTAGCGGTTGCCCACCACTTGCCCCGATGCCCCGATGGCGGCGCCAGGTTGCCGATAGACCGGCTGCGATTCCATCGCCTTCTGAACCTGCGCAGCGGCGAGCGCTTCAATCTGCGCACCGAACGCCTTTTCCACATCCGCCCACTGTAGGTCGGATTTCGACCCCGCCGATTTGACTGCGTTCGTCAGTTCGGCCATCTGCTGCAAAACAGAATCGAGATTGTTCATGCGTTGATCGCCTCCAGTGACGACCGGATAGAGTTCAGAAAATCAGATAGGATTGCAGTAAGTCTCAGTTCAAGCATAGCGAGCGCATCCTCTTCGGTCGGCTCGCCATCGGTTGGTTCATCTTCCGGCTCTGGTTCAGGAGTATCGGCAGGCGCATCCTCATCGGGCGGTTCGGTCTCATCAACAGGCGGCATGTCGTCTTCGGGCATGTCGTCTTCAAGAGGCAACGCTTTAACGGCCAGCCTCAGCGCATCCTGATTTGCCGGGATCGGGACGATTGAAACTTCCAGCAGTTCACTGGTCAGAATGTCGTTTCCCCCGAAAGCGTTTTTCTGCATCGTGACGGGTCGAAACCCGATGGACGCAGCGCGCAAAAGCCCCTGCTCCCACAGCGCCTTGACGATGTGCATCGGGTCATTCTGAGAAGCAGGCTCGCGCAGTTCCGGCAGAATGCGCAAACCTCCCTCATCCGCCGTGATATCGCCCGCCTTGCCGATAATGCACCACGGCTCGCTGTAGTTGTGCCCGAAGATCAGCACCGGATTCTTGCGGTAGTTCGTGCAATCGATACCGAGCGGCATAACCCGGTCGGCATCGCGGTCGACGGCAGGCGTAGACGCCATGATCCATCCATCGGCCATCGGTGCCAGGTCAAACGCCTTGTGATTTATCGGCATGCTATTCACTCTCCATCCATCCCCGCAAGCCACATATGCACGTGGTAGCGGATGCCTCTGCGATGACGGACATCTTCAGGTCAACATGCTCAGAGAAGCGAAGCGGCATGTCGAACGTGCGCTCAAACGCGCCGTTGCGCAGCGCTATTTCAAAGTGCGGTATGAAAAATCCACCCGTAGCGATACCGTCCGCATCGCTTGTAGAGCGCAGGGTGAATCTGACTCCCTTATCGGCGCCCGCATTCAACCCAGACACCGCAACGCTTGTGATGTACACGACCTTGCCGGTTGGCACTGTCCAGATTGCGTCACGGTCCTTTGTGTATCCGGGCGCGATTGACGCGTAGACGGGCGTATCGCTCAGGTGCCGCAGGCTGATTGTCCCTACCGCTTTACCGCCGATTCCAGCCGACCCCAGCCTGAACGACTGCACGCGGAAGATGTCAGTCCCTACGGTTGGCACAACGGTCGTGCCATTTAGGGCGATCGTTTCGGACATCTGTTCGTGGATATGGTTCAGGTAGTCGATAACGACAGTCAGCGCACCGGAGCCGGCCGACTTGTCCTGCGTATTGTCAGTAGACACAACCTCCATCCCCATGCCAGCGGTAGGGAATACGTATGGCCCGCCGACAGTCCACACGTCCGATTCGGCTGTAGTGCCAGCGGCGGTGAACCCGTTCAGCGACCACGCCTTGTGCCCTACGATGTTGCCCTCCGCTATCGAGTGCAGGTACGGAGTAGCCAACACTCTCGGGTGACTGTGGACGGACCCGCCGGCCAGGTATGATTTCTGAAGGTCTTCTAGCGTGTAGCTCATGCCACTCTCCTGCCGCCAACAAAAAAAAGACGCCGTTACTGCCCGGATGGACAGTTTCGGCGTCAAGCGCTCTGGGTATTTGGTTGGTTTTAGTCTAGCACATGTGCGCTACGAATTCAAGAGGCAACGCTTATCTTGGCGACGTAGGCCGTCACATCCCGCCTGAACCTGGCAATGATATCGCTGCGCAGCGCCTGAATGGCGTCCATGTCTGTCCGCCAGTTGCCGCGATGGATAAGCGCCTGGTGCGCCGATGATTGCACGTACCTGGCATATGGCGTGTTCGTCCCCGCCTTGCCATGCAACCCGTTTCCCAGGCTGCTGATGCGCCATGTCCACGATTGACCTAGTTTTCCGCGGCGCGTGTAGGGCACCTTGATAATCCCCTGCTTCAATGCCCAAAAGAAGTAGCGGCGCTGCTTCGCCGTGCGCAGCATGTTCGGGTACGGTCGCTGTGGCGGACCGGGGTACTCTTCCATGTAATCGACGATAGACATCAGGCTATGCTCCATCGGCAAGCGCATAGCCTTCTCCGCCCAGTTCGACCCGAGTCGCTTGACCACATCATCTATGCCGGTGATCGTGATGGATATCTCTGGCATTACTGGACTCTCGCAATCGCGGGACGTAGACGGCACCTGCAGCGAACGTGCGCCGGTGGGATGGCGAATTCCCTTCCCGCCTTGCGCTGTAACTCCGGTGACAGTTGATCGTAGAATCGCTCGTCGGTCGATATGATGAGCTTGTCCAACTGGTTGCAAATAGGACATACCTTACTGTCCGTTACTGTCGCCCACGCCATCTCGGTCAAGCCTGCCCCGCGGTACCCTTCCAGACTCCCATTAGCCGCCGCCGATGTCGTCTCGGTTTCGGCGATTACTTGCGCCCGATTGCGGTCAAACATGCGCTCCAAGTCCCTGGTCAGCGCCGATAACGGCTCGCCGTTTTCGTACCAGCGCGCAACGTTCTGCTGTACGAAAGATGCGGTCGATTTGTTCACTTCCATGAATAAATCGGTCGTGTGCCGCGCCGCCCACTCCCTGGCCCGCACGTTGACAAGGCCCCAATCGAACCCGATCCCCGCATTGCCCAACTGGTCAAAGGCGATGTTGACCCCGATATCCACCGCTTCCATAACGGCCCGCGACAACGCATCGTTCACGGCCGGACTGATGAGACGCCGATTGATGTACGCCTGCAACTCGTACAGTTCCATGTCCTCTGCGTTGTCCGGCAGAATGTTACGCCACTGCTCGCGAAAAGCCCGGGTAATAGCGGCGGTAGAGCGCTCTTCGAGGATGCGGTATATCTCCTCTTCCGCATCGTCATCGCCGGGTATCATGCGCAGCGTCAACGCCTTGATTGTCACCCACGCGTCACGGGTAACTTCCCCATCCAGCGCCGATATCGCCTTGCGCACTAGCGAAAAATCGCGCACGGTCAGACGGCGCTGCGTAAAAAAACCCTTGTCCGCGCTACCCCCATCGGGCAACGCCGGCTGCGCTGGGGCGTCCACCTGTATGGCGAGCGGGTCGAATGCCGCCCGGCCAAACGGCAACTCGCCGCCAGGGACCGGCCCGATGCCAAGACCTAACTGCTCATCGAGTTGGTTGAACGGTGCGCCCATCGCCCACAGGCTTTGCGCCATTGTGACCGCTCCAGACTTGTCATCTTGCAAAGCGCCGATGCCGGTCAAGTCGGTTTCGATGCGCTGGCCAGGCTTGAGCATCGGTCTGCGCACGGTGAAGAAGTGCGTCAAAACCATGTCACGATGGGTAATGAGCGGGCGCAACGTCAACTTCCAAAACACCTTCTCCGCTTGCCCGAAGTTCTCGTAGGTGTCGCGCCCATACCCCATGATCTCGTCGGGCACACCAAACACCGCCGCTACCTCATCGCGCGACATCTCACGCTGTTGAATCCATTCGATGTCCTTGGGCGCCCACGAGAATGTCTTGATATCGGTCGTGCCCGACTCCAACACGATCGGCTTGCCGGCGTTGCCGCTTCCGCCGAACTTGTACATCATCTCCGCCTGAATGGCGTCGCGTTCCGTCTTGGTAAGTCCCTGCTGAGCAATAACAGCATAATCTGGGCGCG
This window encodes:
- a CDS encoding HK97 family phage prohead protease codes for the protein MPINHKAFDLAPMADGWIMASTPAVDRDADRVMPLGIDCTNYRKNPVLIFGHNYSEPWCIIGKAGDITADEGGLRILPELREPASQNDPMHIVKALWEQGLLRAASIGFRPVTMQKNAFGGNDILTSELLEVSIVPIPANQDALRLAVKALPLEDDMPEDDMPPVDETEPPDEDAPADTPEPEPEDEPTDGEPTEEDALAMLELRLTAILSDFLNSIRSSLEAINA
- a CDS encoding phage portal protein, whose protein sequence is MTSPKVKAITDHRPDLRDRTHVMSSSGGTWAEPVQDNFADYAKVYEVYSWVRKAVSKIADNVSSVRIEVVDADGVAVPGHELTTLLSSGNDAMPAAALWENYVSSMMLSGEAFLQIVDDSRGRPVELWPRRADLVLVQPDVSIERRNFPAVAGYVVIPDGVQTETMYPDPIGMIHDKFYNPLNPWRGLAPISAVRNSIIIDMFAQSWSKAFLRNGARPDYAVIAQQGLTKTERDAIQAEMMYKFGGSGNAGKPIVLESGTTDIKTFSWAPKDIEWIQQREMSRDEVAAVFGVPDEIMGYGRDTYENFGQAEKVFWKLTLRPLITHRDMVLTHFFTVRRPMLKPGQRIETDLTGIGALQDDKSGAVTMAQSLWAMGAPFNQLDEQLGLGIGPVPGGELPFGRAAFDPLAIQVDAPAQPALPDGGSADKGFFTQRRLTVRDFSLVRKAISALDGEVTRDAWVTIKALTLRMIPGDDDAEEEIYRILEERSTAAITRAFREQWRNILPDNAEDMELYELQAYINRRLISPAVNDALSRAVMEAVDIGVNIAFDQLGNAGIGFDWGLVNVRAREWAARHTTDLFMEVNKSTASFVQQNVARWYENGEPLSALTRDLERMFDRNRAQVIAETETTSAAANGSLEGYRGAGLTEMAWATVTDSKVCPICNQLDKLIISTDERFYDQLSPELQRKAGREFAIPPAHVRCRCRLRPAIARVQ